The following coding sequences lie in one Myxococcales bacterium genomic window:
- the secG gene encoding preprotein translocase subunit SecG, producing the protein MFTALAIFYVFICMFLILVVLLQAGKGGGMGSAFGGTTQTVFGGAGASDFLTRLTSVCAALFMILSATLSYMSSGHGESALEKAAKTTQAPSNTSKAAHTKPSKKSLGKGPNTTPLPNAPMSVPERDIPARTAPGSSDRGAEPGPPALPSP; encoded by the coding sequence ATGTTTACCGCGCTAGCCATATTTTACGTCTTTATTTGCATGTTCCTGATTTTGGTCGTGCTTTTGCAGGCCGGAAAAGGCGGCGGCATGGGCTCTGCTTTTGGAGGCACGACCCAGACAGTCTTTGGCGGCGCGGGCGCGAGCGACTTCCTGACGCGGCTTACCTCAGTCTGTGCTGCGCTGTTTATGATATTGTCAGCCACCCTTTCCTATATGTCGTCGGGACATGGTGAGTCTGCTCTCGAAAAAGCTGCGAAAACAACTCAGGCCCCCAGCAATACATCCAAGGCAGCTCACACCAAACCCTCGAAAAAATCCCTCGGCAAAGGGCCGAACACCACACCTCTGCCCAACGCGCCCATGAGCGTGCCTGAGCGCGACATCCCGGCACGTACCGCACCCGGCTCTTCCGATCGCGGCGCTGAGCCCGGCCCCCCAGCACTCCCAAGCCCATAA
- a CDS encoding ABC transporter ATP-binding protein: MRRELAPYWPTLRWGILALIATNMFEKSVPWLLRLAVDALAQDQLPQVRKYALLVIVCAIGMATVRTCSRITVFNVGRNLEWELRNRLLARLHGLGARFFRRMSTGEIMSRATNDVGQVRFMAGFGVLHVVNAALAYGGAFALMWTLSPRLMLYSLAPFPVLALLARTFSRAIYHRSLRTQACLGALSEHAQESFASMRLIRSFAMESKDARSFERINQEALQANMALVMLRGLMWPALMAVGSLGTLIALWFGGRMVLSGALSVGSFVAFHAYLGQLIWPTLALGYVLSVLQRGQASYRRIGDILEQAEELPEADTHGLPMGQVRGDIQVRGLTFRYEEYPALEDVYMSIEPGTMVAVVGRTGSGKSTLAALLARLLPVPPNTVYLDGQDVTTRRVRDVRRSIGYTPQEPFLFSTSVARNIGFAIDNIHAPQEVSRIEEAVHQVALEEDIKGLPEGLATPVGERGVQLSGGQKQRIALARALLQRAPVMILDDPLSAVDALTEARILHTLKHIAATQTLVLITNRISAASSADHIYVMDAGRVVQSGHHDDLLREPGLYAELATLQRVEQDLHAL, translated from the coding sequence TTGCGCCGCGAGCTTGCGCCCTATTGGCCGACGCTGCGATGGGGCATCTTGGCACTTATCGCGACCAACATGTTCGAAAAATCCGTGCCGTGGCTGTTGCGCCTGGCCGTGGATGCCCTGGCCCAAGACCAGTTACCACAGGTGCGTAAATACGCCTTGTTGGTCATCGTATGTGCCATAGGCATGGCCACCGTCCGTACATGCTCCCGTATCACCGTTTTTAATGTGGGCAGAAACCTCGAATGGGAACTCAGAAACCGGTTGCTGGCCAGGTTACACGGCTTGGGTGCGCGCTTCTTTCGCCGTATGTCCACCGGCGAGATCATGTCCAGAGCAACCAACGATGTGGGTCAGGTGCGCTTTATGGCTGGGTTTGGGGTGCTTCATGTTGTCAACGCCGCGCTAGCGTACGGCGGGGCATTTGCGTTGATGTGGACGCTGTCTCCTCGCTTAATGTTGTACTCGCTGGCCCCGTTTCCAGTGCTCGCTTTGCTGGCGAGAACGTTTTCGCGCGCAATTTACCACCGCAGCCTGAGGACTCAGGCGTGTTTGGGCGCTCTTTCGGAACACGCCCAAGAATCGTTTGCCTCCATGCGACTGATTCGTAGTTTTGCTATGGAGTCAAAGGACGCGCGCAGCTTTGAGCGCATCAATCAAGAGGCGCTTCAGGCCAATATGGCGTTGGTGATGCTACGAGGCCTCATGTGGCCGGCGCTGATGGCAGTGGGCTCGTTGGGAACGTTGATCGCGCTATGGTTTGGTGGCCGTATGGTGCTCTCGGGCGCCCTCTCGGTGGGATCGTTCGTGGCGTTTCATGCGTATCTGGGCCAGCTGATTTGGCCCACGTTGGCCTTGGGCTACGTGCTAAGTGTCTTACAGCGCGGCCAAGCTTCGTATCGCCGTATTGGAGACATTCTCGAACAAGCGGAGGAGCTGCCAGAAGCGGATACCCATGGTCTTCCCATGGGGCAGGTACGAGGCGACATACAAGTTCGCGGTCTGACATTTCGCTATGAGGAGTATCCCGCACTTGAAGACGTATATATGTCGATTGAGCCGGGAACAATGGTTGCCGTGGTTGGAAGGACTGGGAGTGGCAAGAGCACCCTCGCTGCTCTTTTGGCGCGGCTTTTACCAGTGCCTCCCAATACGGTTTACCTGGATGGTCAAGACGTCACCACGCGCCGTGTGCGCGATGTACGACGGAGTATTGGGTATACGCCTCAGGAGCCGTTCCTGTTTTCAACGTCGGTGGCCAGAAATATTGGCTTTGCCATCGACAACATCCACGCGCCTCAGGAAGTCTCTCGCATTGAAGAGGCGGTGCATCAGGTCGCTTTGGAAGAGGACATCAAGGGACTCCCGGAGGGCTTGGCCACACCCGTCGGAGAACGCGGCGTGCAACTCTCGGGCGGGCAGAAACAGCGCATCGCCTTGGCCAGGGCGCTCTTGCAACGGGCACCAGTCATGATTTTAGACGACCCCTTGAGTGCGGTCGACGCCCTCACAGAGGCACGTATACTCCATACGCTCAAGCACATTGCCGCCACACAAACCTTGGTTCTTATCACCAATCGCATATCTGCGGCCTCGTCGGCGGATCATATCTACGTCATGGATGCGGGGCGTGTGGTGCAGTCAGGGCACCACGATGACCTTCTGAGAGAACCCGGTCTCTATGCGGAGCTTGCGACCTTGCAGCGCGTAGAACAGGATCTACACGCCCTATGA
- a CDS encoding ABC transporter ATP-binding protein, which yields MSANQDWRLLGRLAHVVKPHWRAVAGALALMPLGAVLMLYQPLLIKRAIDAVVVHKDLNILVQVAGLYLAVIVGDAVGKFAQIYLVQLAGQRSMAELRAKVYSHIQRLHMGIYDRTPVGRLVTRVTNDIDALGEFFGSGAVTAFADVFALIGIVVFMLYLDWRLSLFAFAVLPPMAVMIEWCRRQLRSAFRIVRAKIAELNAYLAEQVQGIFTVQAYGRQLACQAEFETINNEYRQASYTTIRYDALMYSVVEAASTVCVAVVLWYAAVRVGWLDDQGAGASYIGTVAAFYEYLQRFFVPVRDLSTKYTVIQQSMAAAERVFGVLDVAELDVPSAGSRDIHIEGDSDSVVVEFEDVSFAYRTDQPVLHEVSFQVRRGETVALVGATASGKTTVLSLLLRLYDNAAGLITVTGRDIRKLDPQALRRFFAYVPQDVVLFSGTLLDNVALGDPAPDSARAAHALNSVGFLKRRDRRIDLSEPVIARGANFSLGERQLIAFARAMYRDAACVILDEATASMDSDTEARLQQASESIMQGRTSLVVAHRLSTVEKADRIVVFHKGRVLEQGRHAQLLAQKGVYAKLHRLHFSDEAF from the coding sequence ATGAGCGCGAACCAGGACTGGCGACTGCTCGGCCGACTTGCGCATGTGGTCAAACCGCATTGGCGTGCGGTTGCCGGCGCGTTGGCCCTTATGCCCCTGGGTGCCGTGCTCATGCTGTATCAGCCACTTCTTATCAAACGGGCCATCGACGCCGTGGTCGTCCATAAGGATCTCAACATCCTTGTGCAAGTCGCGGGCCTCTACCTCGCCGTGATCGTGGGCGATGCGGTGGGAAAGTTCGCGCAGATTTACCTCGTTCAGCTTGCGGGTCAGCGCTCGATGGCCGAGCTGCGGGCGAAAGTCTACTCACACATTCAGCGCCTTCATATGGGCATTTACGATCGCACACCGGTCGGACGCTTGGTGACCAGGGTCACCAATGACATCGATGCGCTAGGAGAGTTCTTTGGATCCGGAGCGGTCACGGCCTTTGCGGACGTATTCGCGCTGATTGGGATTGTTGTCTTCATGCTGTACCTGGACTGGCGACTCAGTTTGTTTGCTTTTGCGGTTTTACCCCCCATGGCAGTGATGATCGAATGGTGTCGGCGACAGTTGCGCTCGGCATTTCGCATCGTAAGGGCCAAAATCGCGGAGCTAAATGCCTATCTCGCAGAACAAGTCCAAGGCATATTTACTGTGCAAGCATACGGGCGTCAGCTGGCATGTCAGGCCGAGTTTGAGACCATCAATAATGAATACCGGCAGGCGAGTTACACGACGATCCGTTACGATGCATTGATGTACTCCGTCGTGGAGGCGGCCTCGACGGTGTGTGTGGCCGTCGTCCTTTGGTATGCGGCAGTGCGCGTGGGCTGGCTTGATGACCAAGGCGCTGGCGCAAGCTACATTGGGACCGTAGCGGCCTTCTACGAATACTTGCAACGGTTTTTCGTGCCGGTGCGCGATTTATCCACAAAGTATACCGTGATTCAGCAATCAATGGCGGCCGCCGAGCGGGTGTTTGGCGTACTCGATGTGGCAGAGCTCGACGTCCCTTCCGCCGGGTCTAGGGACATCCATATCGAGGGTGATAGCGATTCCGTGGTGGTCGAGTTCGAGGATGTGAGCTTCGCATACCGAACAGATCAGCCAGTACTTCACGAGGTAAGTTTTCAGGTGCGACGAGGAGAGACGGTGGCTTTGGTCGGCGCAACCGCATCCGGAAAGACCACGGTGCTTTCTTTACTGCTTCGGCTCTATGATAATGCCGCCGGACTCATCACGGTGACTGGTCGGGACATTCGGAAACTTGATCCTCAGGCACTCCGGAGGTTTTTTGCCTATGTGCCTCAAGACGTGGTGCTTTTTTCCGGAACATTACTGGACAACGTCGCGTTGGGGGATCCAGCTCCCGATAGCGCGCGCGCGGCGCACGCGCTGAACAGCGTGGGTTTTCTCAAGCGGCGTGACCGTCGAATCGATCTCTCAGAGCCTGTCATTGCTCGAGGGGCGAACTTCAGCCTCGGCGAGCGCCAACTCATCGCATTTGCGCGTGCGATGTATAGGGATGCTGCATGTGTGATCCTGGACGAGGCGACGGCCAGTATGGACAGCGACACCGAAGCGCGTCTGCAACAGGCCTCGGAATCCATTATGCAAGGTCGCACATCGCTCGTGGTCGCGCACCGTCTATCGACGGTAGAGAAGGCCGATCGCATCGTGGTGTTTCACAAAGGGCGTGTGCTCGAACAAGGGAGGCACGCACAACTACTCGCGCAGAAGGGGGTGTATGCAAAGTTGCATCGTCTACACTTCAGCGACGAAGCATTTTGA
- a CDS encoding 30S ribosomal protein S1, with protein MTPTSDHAHPAPPGGESFASLFERTAAAADALREGEIVKGTVVQVNKDAVVVDIGFKSEGVIPLVEFEGPSGEVRVQAGDQVDVLVEATENDDGLVLLSKEKADKLRVWDEISEACERDELIEGTITARVKGGLSVTIRGGVKAFLPGSQVDLRPIRNLDKLLGETHQFKVIKFNKKRGNIVLSRRALLESERNALKEQTLQQLEEGMVVTGLIKNITEYGAFVDLGGIDGLLHITDMSWGRINHPSEVFNVGDQVEVKVLKYNPETERVSLGLKQTTEDPWLHAIESYPPGKRITGKVVSVTDYGAFVQIEEGIEGLIHVSEMSWGKAKHPSKLLEAGSELECQVLEVDADNKRISLGLKQLAPDPWNEFVKRYSPGDIMHGNVVSVTEYGVFVGIEDGVDGMVHKSDLSWTQRIENPAELYHKGDEVQAIILSVNHDERKVSLGIKQLYEDPWAQVQSDYPQGTSLEVRVLSISDSGVYVELQRGIEGFIPLAEMSTESVTDASTVVKEGDIVKARIYEVDSEQRRILLSLIDIDESHLVKFLENAAPKLVPQSPKSRPGATLGDVLKDQLGGKVEELSKP; from the coding sequence ATGACCCCGACCTCAGATCACGCTCACCCCGCGCCTCCTGGCGGAGAAAGCTTCGCGAGCTTATTCGAGAGGACGGCAGCGGCGGCAGATGCGCTGCGCGAAGGTGAAATCGTCAAAGGAACGGTCGTTCAGGTCAACAAAGACGCCGTGGTGGTCGATATCGGCTTTAAATCGGAGGGCGTCATTCCGCTTGTGGAGTTCGAGGGGCCCTCGGGTGAGGTTCGGGTTCAGGCGGGTGATCAGGTCGATGTGCTTGTCGAAGCAACCGAAAACGATGACGGGCTTGTGCTCTTGTCGAAGGAAAAAGCGGACAAGCTCAGGGTGTGGGATGAGATCAGTGAGGCCTGCGAACGTGATGAGCTTATTGAGGGCACCATCACCGCACGCGTCAAGGGCGGCTTGTCGGTCACCATCCGGGGAGGCGTGAAGGCGTTTTTGCCAGGCTCACAGGTTGATCTGCGGCCCATCCGCAACCTCGACAAATTGCTGGGCGAGACACATCAGTTCAAAGTCATCAAGTTTAACAAGAAACGCGGCAACATTGTGCTCTCGCGCCGTGCTTTGCTCGAGAGCGAGCGTAACGCGCTTAAGGAACAGACGCTTCAGCAGCTCGAAGAAGGCATGGTGGTGACGGGCCTCATCAAGAACATCACCGAATATGGCGCATTCGTAGACCTGGGGGGCATCGACGGTCTGCTCCATATCACCGACATGAGTTGGGGGCGCATCAATCATCCCTCCGAGGTGTTCAATGTCGGAGATCAGGTAGAAGTAAAGGTGCTTAAGTACAACCCGGAGACCGAGCGCGTATCGCTGGGGCTCAAACAGACAACCGAAGATCCGTGGCTGCACGCCATTGAGTCCTATCCTCCGGGGAAGCGCATTACCGGAAAAGTAGTGTCAGTGACCGATTATGGCGCATTTGTGCAAATCGAAGAAGGCATCGAAGGGTTGATTCATGTAAGTGAAATGAGTTGGGGCAAAGCCAAGCACCCCTCGAAGTTGCTCGAAGCCGGATCGGAACTCGAATGTCAGGTCTTGGAGGTCGATGCGGATAACAAGCGCATCAGCCTCGGCCTAAAGCAGCTCGCGCCCGATCCGTGGAACGAATTTGTCAAGCGCTATAGTCCGGGGGACATTATGCATGGCAATGTGGTTTCCGTCACCGAGTATGGTGTGTTTGTTGGGATCGAAGATGGCGTCGATGGCATGGTTCACAAATCAGATCTGAGTTGGACCCAACGCATCGAGAACCCTGCGGAGCTTTATCACAAAGGCGATGAGGTCCAGGCGATCATTCTGTCGGTCAATCACGACGAGAGAAAAGTGTCTCTTGGCATCAAGCAACTCTATGAAGATCCTTGGGCACAGGTTCAGAGCGATTACCCACAGGGGACCTCACTTGAGGTGCGTGTGCTATCCATTTCGGACAGCGGTGTGTACGTGGAGCTGCAACGAGGCATTGAGGGTTTTATCCCGTTGGCCGAGATGAGTACGGAGTCCGTCACGGATGCAAGCACCGTGGTCAAGGAGGGCGACATTGTCAAAGCGCGCATTTACGAAGTCGATTCCGAACAGCGACGCATTCTCTTGAGCCTTATCGACATTGACGAGTCCCACCTGGTGAAGTTTTTGGAAAATGCAGCACCCAAGCTTGTGCCACAGTCTCCAAAGAGCCGTCCAGGCGCGACCTTGGGTGATGTGCTGAAAGACCAGCTTGGCGGCAAGGTCGAGGAACTGAGTAAGCCCTAG
- a CDS encoding serine/threonine-protein phosphatase: MRRYGQGLSDLGKKRVTNEDSFLCDDELGLYVVADGMGGHNAGEVASQEAVETLSDMVRRECGTLQGLEATDVPTETVRRALRLLESAVQAATYMVFGIAQIDPEQQGMGTTVSALLLKGNYGITAQVGDSRIYMSRDRKAYQLTEDHTLIAWQLKQGVITEQEAARSPHKNVITRAVGSRDYVQVDTRAFLVQAGDGFLLCSDGLHGYLSDAEIPTVMQLGPQRAARQFVEIANQRGGKDNITAIVVELE, from the coding sequence ATGCGTCGCTACGGACAAGGCCTCTCGGATCTCGGGAAAAAACGCGTCACCAATGAGGATTCCTTTTTGTGTGATGACGAGTTGGGACTATACGTGGTTGCCGACGGCATGGGGGGACATAATGCCGGCGAAGTGGCTAGCCAAGAAGCTGTCGAGACACTGTCGGACATGGTGAGACGGGAATGTGGCACCCTACAGGGCCTCGAAGCAACGGATGTGCCTACAGAGACCGTGCGACGCGCGCTCCGGCTCTTGGAGAGTGCCGTGCAAGCGGCGACCTATATGGTGTTTGGAATCGCACAAATTGACCCCGAACAACAGGGTATGGGCACCACCGTCTCGGCGCTTCTCCTGAAGGGCAACTACGGCATCACGGCCCAAGTTGGGGATAGTCGCATCTACATGAGTCGTGATCGCAAGGCCTACCAACTCACCGAAGATCATACACTCATCGCCTGGCAGCTAAAGCAAGGTGTCATCACCGAGCAGGAAGCGGCGCGATCACCCCACAAAAATGTCATCACGCGCGCCGTCGGCAGTCGTGACTATGTCCAGGTCGATACACGCGCATTTTTGGTGCAGGCTGGCGACGGTTTTCTCCTGTGCTCCGATGGCCTGCATGGCTATCTCAGCGATGCGGAGATACCGACCGTGATGCAGCTCGGCCCGCAGCGTGCCGCGCGACAATTCGTGGAAATCGCAAATCAGCGGGGCGGCAAAGATAATATCACTGCCATCGTCGTCGAGCTTGAGTGA
- a CDS encoding triose-phosphate isomerase — protein sequence MNNGGHADIRVPLIAGNWKLHHTLEETRSWCETLATQTKHSDSELSLLVAPPFTALQTAAHSLAGSVIALAGQDCFFEDKGAYTGEVSAPLLKDVGCSHCIIGHSERRQYFGDDDTTVQRKVRALLEHGLIPILCVGESLTEREDGRATQVVVRQLGAALAGMDHLGSDSLVVAYEPVWAIGTGKTATPEDAQHMHRTIRDHLGKLMGVSSARHVRILYGGSVKPDNAYALMSGPDIDGALVGGASLNAKDFLSIAKESNRAWMSR from the coding sequence ATGAACAACGGGGGCCATGCAGACATTCGCGTCCCCCTGATCGCAGGAAACTGGAAGCTCCATCACACGCTTGAAGAGACCCGCTCGTGGTGCGAAACGCTCGCGACGCAAACCAAGCACTCAGATTCAGAGCTATCTTTGCTCGTGGCGCCCCCGTTCACCGCACTACAGACGGCTGCCCATAGCTTGGCAGGGAGCGTCATCGCTTTGGCGGGGCAGGACTGTTTTTTCGAGGACAAGGGAGCCTACACTGGAGAAGTGAGCGCACCTTTGCTCAAAGACGTCGGTTGCAGCCACTGCATCATAGGCCACTCCGAGCGGCGTCAGTACTTCGGCGATGACGACACAACAGTTCAACGCAAGGTACGAGCACTGCTCGAGCACGGGCTCATTCCCATTCTTTGCGTCGGAGAATCGCTCACTGAGCGTGAAGATGGCCGGGCGACACAGGTGGTGGTGCGCCAGCTCGGTGCCGCCTTAGCAGGCATGGACCACCTCGGCTCAGATAGCCTCGTCGTCGCTTACGAGCCCGTGTGGGCGATAGGCACAGGTAAAACCGCCACGCCAGAGGATGCGCAGCACATGCATCGCACCATTCGAGATCATTTGGGCAAGCTCATGGGCGTATCGAGCGCTCGGCACGTGCGGATACTCTACGGCGGAAGCGTCAAACCCGACAACGCCTATGCGTTGATGTCTGGGCCTGACATCGATGGCGCTTTGGTGGGGGGTGCTTCTCTCAATGCCAAGGATTTCTTATCCATCGCCAAAGAGAGCAACAGGGCCTGGATGAGCAGGTAA
- a CDS encoding phosphoglycerate kinase, with translation MIKHVGDFPLESRRVFVRVDFNVPLDDGVITDKSRILATLPTIRTLMDEGAHVVLASHLGRPKGAPAPQFSLEPVGVCLAELLETEVRLTDDCIGDGARKVVYDLRDGQIALLENLRFHPGEEANDEKFAKELQKLADVYINDAFGAAHRAHASVVALPRLMPERAAGLLLTKELATLGMLRDHAKHPYAAVLGGAKVSGKIDVIQSLLERVDRLIIGGAMANTFLAAQGFDLGRSLVEQDRLAMARSVLERAKRSKVDVRLPTDLVVASDAKQTRGQVVRVSEVPKDSMALDIGPQSVAAFRAALTGVETVFWNGPMGVFENPSFSEGTLGVARAIADCGAISVVGGGDSVAAVHQLGLADAYTHLSTGGGASLEFLEGKTLPGVEALEI, from the coding sequence GTGATCAAACACGTTGGGGATTTCCCCTTGGAGAGTCGACGCGTGTTCGTGCGCGTGGACTTCAACGTACCGCTTGACGACGGCGTCATCACTGACAAGAGCCGCATTCTTGCCACGCTGCCCACCATCCGAACCCTGATGGACGAAGGGGCGCATGTGGTGCTCGCCTCCCATCTCGGTCGCCCCAAAGGGGCGCCGGCACCGCAATTCTCTCTTGAGCCGGTCGGCGTCTGTTTAGCGGAGCTGCTGGAAACCGAGGTGCGCCTGACCGACGATTGCATAGGGGATGGCGCTCGCAAGGTGGTCTACGATTTGCGCGACGGGCAGATCGCGCTCCTTGAGAATCTCAGGTTTCACCCAGGCGAGGAGGCGAACGATGAAAAGTTTGCCAAAGAGCTTCAAAAACTGGCAGACGTATACATCAACGACGCGTTCGGCGCCGCCCATCGCGCCCATGCCTCGGTCGTAGCCCTTCCCCGACTCATGCCGGAGCGTGCCGCCGGCCTCTTACTCACGAAGGAGCTTGCTACTTTGGGCATGCTTCGTGATCATGCCAAACATCCCTACGCGGCCGTCTTGGGCGGCGCGAAAGTATCCGGGAAAATTGACGTGATACAGTCATTGCTCGAACGTGTCGATCGTCTCATCATCGGTGGTGCGATGGCGAATACCTTCTTGGCCGCACAGGGTTTCGACCTGGGTCGTAGCCTCGTCGAACAGGATCGGCTGGCGATGGCGCGCAGCGTGTTGGAGCGCGCAAAACGAAGCAAAGTCGACGTGCGGTTGCCGACCGACTTGGTGGTGGCATCTGATGCGAAGCAAACCCGCGGCCAGGTGGTGCGCGTTAGCGAGGTGCCCAAGGATTCCATGGCGCTTGATATCGGTCCTCAATCAGTCGCCGCGTTCCGTGCAGCATTGACTGGTGTCGAAACGGTGTTTTGGAACGGCCCAATGGGCGTGTTTGAGAATCCCAGTTTCTCAGAAGGCACGCTTGGCGTAGCGCGTGCGATCGCGGATTGCGGCGCAATAAGCGTGGTGGGCGGTGGTGACAGCGTCGCGGCCGTTCACCAGCTGGGGCTCGCCGATGCATACACTCACCTGTCGACAGGCGGGGGCGCGTCGCTTGAGTTTCTCGAAGGCAAGACGCTGCCAGGGGTAGAGGCGCTTGAGATATGA